Proteins from one Ramlibacter sp. PS4R-6 genomic window:
- the gatC gene encoding Asp-tRNA(Asn)/Glu-tRNA(Gln) amidotransferase subunit GatC translates to MALSPQDIARIAHLARLELKPEEAALMQSQINGFFDIVEKMKAVDTAGVEPLPHPVATVQDVQLRLREDVASEGNQREGNQRSAPAVERGLFLVPKVIE, encoded by the coding sequence ATGGCGCTGAGCCCCCAAGACATCGCCCGCATCGCCCACCTCGCGCGCCTGGAACTCAAGCCCGAAGAGGCTGCGCTCATGCAGTCGCAGATCAACGGCTTCTTCGACATCGTCGAGAAGATGAAGGCCGTCGACACCGCCGGCGTCGAGCCGCTGCCGCACCCCGTCGCCACCGTGCAGGACGTGCAGTTGCGCCTGCGCGAGGACGTGGCCAGCGAGGGCAACCAGCGCGAGGGCAACCAGCGCAGCGCGCCGGCCGTGGAGCGCGGGCTGTTCCTGGTGCCGAAGGTGATCGAATGA
- the gatA gene encoding Asp-tRNA(Asn)/Glu-tRNA(Gln) amidotransferase subunit GatA, producing MSALHELGVAQLAAHLREKKVSATEAAKHFLARGRQYESLGAYLAVDEGVTLAQARAADERLAKGDAARLLGVPIAHKDIFVTKDFPSTAGSKMLEGYRSPFDATVVARLAEAGCVTLGKLNCDEFAMGSSNENSAYQPVKNPWDASRIPGGSSGGSAAVVAARLAPAATGTDTGGSIRQPASFCGITGIKPTYGRASRYGMIAFASSLDQAGPMARSAEDCALLLSAICGPDPDRDSTSLDVPAEDFTKSLDGSIEGLRIGVPKEFFGEGLAADVRAAIEGALKEYTKLGAKVVEVSLPRAELGIPVYYIIAPAEASSNLSRFDGVKFGHRAAKYADLLDMYKKTRAEGFGDEVKRRIMIGTYVLSHGYYDAYYLQAQKVRRMIADDFQNAFKQCDVIAGPVAPTVAWHLGDHAKDPLADYLADFYTLPGSLAGLPGMSIPCGFGEGGMPVGLQLLGNYFGESRLLNAAHRFQQATDFHTREPGGVQ from the coding sequence ATGAGCGCGCTGCACGAGCTCGGCGTCGCGCAGCTCGCGGCGCACCTGCGCGAAAAGAAGGTCTCGGCCACCGAGGCGGCGAAACATTTCCTTGCGCGCGGCAGGCAATACGAATCGCTGGGCGCGTACCTCGCGGTCGACGAAGGCGTGACATTGGCCCAGGCCCGCGCCGCGGACGAGCGCCTCGCCAAGGGCGACGCGGCGCGCCTGCTCGGCGTGCCCATCGCCCACAAGGACATCTTCGTCACGAAGGACTTCCCCAGCACCGCCGGCTCGAAGATGCTGGAGGGCTACCGCTCGCCCTTCGATGCGACGGTGGTGGCGCGCCTGGCCGAAGCCGGCTGCGTGACGCTGGGCAAGCTCAATTGCGACGAGTTCGCCATGGGCTCGTCCAACGAGAACTCGGCGTACCAGCCCGTGAAGAACCCATGGGATGCGTCACGCATACCGGGTGGTTCCTCGGGCGGCAGCGCCGCGGTGGTCGCGGCGCGCCTGGCGCCAGCCGCGACCGGCACCGACACCGGCGGCTCCATCCGCCAGCCCGCGTCCTTCTGCGGCATCACCGGCATCAAGCCCACGTACGGCCGCGCCTCGCGCTACGGGATGATCGCCTTCGCCTCGTCGCTGGACCAGGCCGGGCCGATGGCGCGCTCGGCCGAGGACTGCGCGCTGCTGCTGTCGGCCATCTGCGGGCCCGACCCGGACCGCGACTCCACCTCGCTCGACGTGCCGGCGGAGGACTTCACGAAGTCGCTGGACGGCTCCATCGAAGGCCTGCGCATCGGCGTGCCGAAGGAATTCTTCGGCGAAGGCCTGGCCGCCGACGTGCGCGCGGCCATCGAGGGCGCGCTGAAGGAATACACGAAGCTCGGGGCGAAGGTGGTGGAGGTCTCGCTGCCGCGCGCGGAGCTGGGCATCCCCGTGTACTACATCATCGCGCCGGCCGAAGCGTCGTCGAACCTCTCGCGCTTCGACGGCGTGAAGTTCGGCCACCGCGCCGCGAAGTACGCGGACCTGCTCGACATGTACAAGAAGACGCGCGCTGAGGGCTTCGGCGACGAGGTCAAGCGCCGCATCATGATCGGCACCTACGTGCTCTCGCACGGCTACTACGACGCCTACTACCTGCAGGCGCAGAAGGTGCGGCGCATGATCGCCGACGACTTCCAGAACGCGTTCAAGCAGTGCGACGTCATCGCGGGCCCCGTGGCGCCGACCGTCGCCTGGCACCTGGGCGACCACGCCAAGGACCCGCTGGCCGATTACCTGGCCGACTTCTACACGCTGCCCGGCTCGCTCGCGGGGCTGCCCGGCATGAGCATCCCCTGCGGCTTCGGCGAGGGCGGCATGCCCGTGGGGCTGCAGCTGCTGGGCAACTACTTCGGCGAAAGCCGGTTGCTCAACGCGGCGCACCGCTTCCAGCAGGCGACCGACTTCCACACGCGCGAGCCGGGGGGTGTGCAATGA